The following proteins are encoded in a genomic region of Vibrio tasmaniensis:
- the torR gene encoding two-component system response regulator TorR translates to MSYHVLVVEDDVVTRSKLVGYFQNEGYTVSEAESGAQMRKMLEENNVDLIMLDINLPGEDGLMLTRELRSQSDIGIILVTGRTDSIDKIVGLEMGADDYVTKPFELRELLVRVKNLLWRISAARKTAAVAVEEAGDESVVRFGEWTFDIPRRALSKNNEPVKLTKAEYELLVALSSYPNQVLSRERILNMISHRVDAPNDRTIDVLIRRMRAKMEFDPKNPQIFVTVHGEGYMFAGD, encoded by the coding sequence ATGAGCTATCACGTATTAGTCGTAGAAGATGATGTGGTAACCCGCAGTAAACTGGTTGGATATTTCCAGAATGAAGGTTACACAGTGAGCGAAGCTGAAAGCGGTGCTCAAATGAGAAAAATGTTAGAAGAAAATAACGTTGACCTCATTATGTTAGACATCAACTTGCCAGGCGAAGATGGATTGATGCTAACTCGCGAATTACGCAGTCAATCAGACATTGGCATAATTTTAGTTACTGGACGCACGGATAGCATTGACAAGATCGTTGGCCTTGAAATGGGCGCTGATGATTACGTTACTAAACCTTTCGAACTTCGCGAGTTGTTGGTTCGAGTTAAAAACCTCTTGTGGCGCATTTCGGCGGCTCGTAAGACAGCAGCGGTTGCGGTAGAAGAAGCAGGAGACGAATCTGTGGTTCGTTTTGGTGAGTGGACGTTTGATATACCTCGCCGTGCATTAAGTAAGAATAACGAGCCGGTGAAATTGACCAAAGCGGAATATGAACTGTTGGTTGCGCTCTCTTCTTACCCTAACCAAGTTTTAAGTCGTGAACGTATCTTGAATATGATCAGCCATCGAGTGGACGCGCCGAATGACCGCACTATCGATGTATTAATTCGCCGTATGCGTGCAAAAATGGAGTTTGATCCTAAGAACCCACAAATTTTTGTGACGGTTCACGGTGAAGGTTACATGTTCGCTGGTGACTAA
- the elyC gene encoding envelope biogenesis factor ElyC: protein MFELKKVVSSLLMPLPAMLILAFLGLALVMFTAKRKTGCLITLSALCGIFLIAFQPVSSQLLMPMERQHTAFLPIDDTVDYIMVLGSGHVVDDQIPPTSELSRTGLMRLSEGIRILRLYPGAKLILSGYGAGTEVSNAKMMAKVALALGVAKPDIILLETAKDTWEEARQAAAFVKNKKMVLVTSASHMTRALNEFNAAGMKPLPAPTNYLAQEGIVEPWNKYMPKAIYLEQTERYWHETMGLVWQSLRDWLDTSNDPVESSTPMINN from the coding sequence ATGTTTGAGCTGAAAAAAGTAGTGTCTTCGTTACTGATGCCACTGCCAGCAATGTTAATTCTCGCTTTTCTGGGTTTAGCCCTAGTGATGTTTACTGCAAAAAGGAAGACAGGTTGCCTAATTACCCTTTCAGCCCTCTGTGGTATTTTCCTAATCGCTTTCCAGCCTGTTTCTAGTCAACTTTTAATGCCAATGGAAAGGCAACACACCGCTTTTTTACCTATCGATGATACCGTCGATTACATTATGGTTCTTGGAAGTGGTCACGTTGTTGATGACCAAATCCCACCAACATCAGAACTTAGCCGCACCGGTCTGATGCGCTTAAGTGAAGGGATTCGTATCTTACGTCTTTACCCCGGAGCTAAACTCATTTTGTCTGGTTATGGCGCAGGCACTGAGGTGAGCAACGCAAAAATGATGGCTAAAGTAGCGCTAGCACTCGGCGTGGCAAAACCCGATATCATTCTGCTTGAAACTGCGAAAGATACGTGGGAAGAAGCTCGCCAAGCCGCTGCATTCGTTAAGAATAAGAAAATGGTGCTCGTGACATCAGCGAGCCATATGACTCGCGCCCTTAATGAATTCAATGCCGCGGGCATGAAACCATTACCAGCACCAACCAACTACCTTGCACAAGAAGGCATTGTTGAACCATGGAATAAGTATATGCCTAAGGCTATCTATCTCGAGCAGACTGAGCGCTATTGGCATGAGACGATGGGATTAGTTTGGCAAAGCTTGCGAGATTGGCTAGACACAAGTAATGACCCTGTCGAGAGCAGTACTCCGATGATAAACAATTAA
- the cmoM gene encoding tRNA uridine 5-oxyacetic acid(34) methyltransferase CmoM: protein MTEDRNFDDIAHKFAKNIYGSDKGEIRQCIVWEDLEQALSKFEQSASPLHILDAGGGLAQMSQKIATLGHNVSLCDLSSEMLKLAEESIAEAGLLEQYRFIHSPVQKVAEHLEEKVDFVMFHAVMEWLADPKQALDLLLGQVKPGGIASIMFYNHHGLVLKNVICGNIPHVLNGMPHRKRFKLQPQKGLRPEEVYQWIEDAGLDICGKSGIRSFSDYIGNMEYMGDYQFEDVLELEKQLCRQEPYLSLGRYIHVWAQKPAQ from the coding sequence GTGACTGAAGACCGTAATTTCGACGATATTGCCCACAAATTTGCAAAAAACATATACGGCTCTGACAAAGGAGAGATCCGTCAGTGCATCGTATGGGAAGATTTAGAACAAGCTTTGAGCAAATTTGAACAATCCGCTTCGCCGCTGCATATACTTGATGCCGGAGGTGGGCTTGCTCAAATGTCGCAAAAAATTGCGACACTAGGGCACAACGTTTCTCTGTGCGACCTCTCTTCTGAAATGTTGAAGCTAGCGGAAGAAAGCATCGCAGAAGCAGGTTTACTCGAGCAGTATCGTTTTATCCATTCTCCGGTACAAAAAGTGGCAGAGCATCTCGAAGAGAAAGTCGATTTTGTGATGTTTCATGCCGTAATGGAATGGTTAGCAGACCCTAAACAGGCTCTTGATTTGTTGTTGGGACAAGTAAAACCCGGTGGCATTGCCTCGATAATGTTTTACAACCACCATGGTTTAGTCCTGAAAAATGTGATTTGTGGCAACATTCCTCATGTATTGAATGGGATGCCACATCGAAAAAGGTTTAAGCTGCAACCACAAAAAGGCTTGAGGCCTGAAGAGGTTTATCAATGGATAGAAGACGCTGGTTTAGATATCTGTGGTAAATCAGGCATTCGCTCTTTCAGTGACTACATAGGTAATATGGAGTACATGGGCGATTACCAGTTCGAAGATGTGTTGGAACTAGAGAAACAGCTATGTCGCCAAGAGCCATATCTGTCGCTAGGTCGTTATATTCACGTTTGGGCTCAAAAACCTGCGCAATAA
- the mukF gene encoding chromosome partition protein MukF: MSEMTQTAEEQPIDELVGWVKQHDFSLNLPPERLAFLIAIAVLSNERFDEELGEGELHDAFTIVTRLFEDTGEASAFRANNAINELVKQKLISRFTSEITDGASIYRLSPLAIGISDYYLRHRQFSKLKLSIQLSMVADEMAKAIEAAQKGGTPGHWRRNVYGVLKYSVGEIFDQIDLNQRVMDEQQQTVKQQIADLLNKDWREAINNCESLLSETSATLKELQDTLQAAGDELQTQILDIQEIVYGDDELEFVGETLFGLQMKLDRITSWGQQAIDLWIGYDRHVHKFIRTAIDMDKNRAFSQRLRQSVTDYFDAPWLLTYADAEKLTDLRDEALVLRDDEVMGQAPIDVEYEEFEQVNDLLSERIADMLKAHKQQGAPIDLGLVLRDYLAAHPRTHHFDLARIVVDQAVRLGYSESDYQAIQPDWQAINDFGAKVQANVINKY, encoded by the coding sequence ATGAGTGAAATGACTCAAACTGCCGAAGAGCAGCCAATTGATGAGTTGGTGGGCTGGGTCAAGCAGCATGATTTTTCATTAAACTTGCCACCAGAGCGCTTAGCATTTTTGATTGCTATCGCAGTACTAAGCAATGAACGGTTCGATGAAGAGTTGGGCGAGGGTGAACTGCACGATGCATTTACCATTGTCACTCGACTGTTTGAAGATACTGGCGAAGCCTCTGCGTTTCGTGCCAACAATGCTATCAATGAGTTGGTTAAACAGAAGTTGATCAGCCGCTTTACCAGCGAAATCACGGATGGTGCAAGCATTTATCGCTTATCTCCATTGGCGATTGGTATCTCAGATTATTACTTACGTCACCGCCAGTTTTCCAAATTGAAACTGTCTATCCAGCTTTCTATGGTTGCAGATGAGATGGCAAAAGCCATTGAAGCCGCTCAGAAAGGTGGAACTCCGGGACATTGGAGAAGGAATGTTTACGGCGTGCTCAAATATTCTGTTGGTGAAATTTTTGATCAGATCGATCTTAACCAACGTGTTATGGATGAGCAGCAACAAACCGTCAAACAGCAAATTGCGGATCTTTTAAATAAAGATTGGCGAGAAGCAATTAATAACTGTGAGTCTTTGCTATCGGAAACCTCAGCCACGCTAAAAGAGTTGCAAGACACCTTGCAAGCGGCGGGTGATGAACTGCAAACCCAGATACTTGATATTCAAGAAATTGTTTACGGTGACGATGAACTCGAGTTTGTAGGTGAAACCCTATTTGGTTTGCAGATGAAGCTAGACCGAATCACCAGTTGGGGCCAACAAGCGATTGATTTGTGGATCGGTTACGACCGCCACGTGCATAAATTTATCCGTACCGCGATCGATATGGATAAAAACCGTGCCTTTAGCCAACGCTTGCGTCAGTCAGTCACTGACTACTTTGATGCGCCTTGGTTATTGACCTACGCAGACGCAGAAAAACTCACGGATCTTCGCGATGAAGCACTTGTGCTCCGTGATGACGAAGTGATGGGGCAAGCCCCAATCGACGTAGAATACGAAGAGTTTGAGCAAGTGAACGATCTACTTTCAGAACGAATCGCAGATATGTTGAAAGCTCACAAACAGCAAGGCGCGCCAATTGATCTTGGCCTTGTGCTGCGTGATTACCTCGCAGCGCACCCTCGCACACACCATTTTGATTTAGCCAGAATTGTTGTCGACCAAGCCGTTCGCTTAGGTTACTCAGAGTCTGACTATCAGGCTATTCAGCCAGATTGGCAGGCAATCAACGATTTCGGTGCAAAGGTACAAGCAAATGTCATTAACAAGTACTGA
- the mukE gene encoding chromosome partition protein MukE, translated as MSLTSTDDYMPEKLVKAIANPLFPALDSMLRSGKHVSTEDLDNHALLSDFEVELQHFYQRYNTELVKAPEGFFYLRPRSTSLIGRSVLSELDMLVGKVLCFLYLSPERLAHEGIFTNQELFDELMSLADEKKLMKLATNRASGSDLDKEKLFEKVRTSLRRLRRIGMLIVIGETGKFRISEAVFRFGADVRVGDDMKEAQLRLIRDGEAVVHTQEPNQGSLLNEEQAEAALEVELDVDENGQQDIFNDQADFDLESNDGEQTKVEGEV; from the coding sequence ATGTCATTAACAAGTACTGATGATTACATGCCAGAGAAACTGGTAAAAGCGATAGCGAACCCATTGTTCCCTGCGCTAGACAGCATGCTGCGTTCAGGCAAGCATGTTTCAACAGAAGACCTAGATAACCATGCGTTGCTTTCTGATTTCGAAGTTGAGCTTCAGCATTTTTACCAACGCTACAATACGGAACTGGTAAAAGCGCCTGAAGGTTTCTTTTACTTGCGTCCACGTTCTACGTCTCTGATAGGTCGTAGTGTGTTGTCTGAGCTAGATATGCTGGTTGGCAAAGTATTGTGTTTCTTATATCTAAGCCCAGAGCGTTTGGCTCATGAAGGTATCTTTACTAATCAAGAGCTGTTTGATGAACTGATGTCGTTAGCGGATGAGAAAAAACTCATGAAGCTAGCGACCAACCGTGCGTCTGGTTCTGACTTAGACAAAGAAAAGCTGTTTGAAAAAGTACGTACTTCTTTACGTCGTTTACGTCGTATCGGCATGCTGATTGTGATTGGTGAAACAGGTAAATTCCGTATCAGTGAAGCGGTGTTCCGTTTTGGTGCGGACGTTCGTGTTGGCGACGATATGAAAGAAGCGCAATTACGTCTTATTCGTGATGGTGAAGCGGTTGTTCATACCCAAGAACCTAATCAAGGTAGCTTGTTGAATGAAGAACAAGCGGAAGCCGCATTAGAAGTAGAGCTAGACGTAGACGAAAACGGTCAACAAGACATATTTAACGATCAAGCTGACTTTGACCTTGAGTCAAACGATGGCGAACAAACAAAAGTAGAAGGTGAAGTATGA
- the mukB gene encoding chromosome partition protein MukB: protein MIERGKYQSLTMINWNGFFARTFDIDGLVTTLSGGNGAGKSTTMAAFITALIPDQSLLHFRNTTEAGSSQSSRDKGLYGKLQPGACYAALDVVNSRNQRLLFAVKLQQVAGRDKKVDIKPFVIQGLPSHVKPTDVLIQNVSDSHARVCQLSDVKAAVAQYEGAHFKAFSSIVDYHSQMFEYGVVPKKLRNSSDRSKFYRLIEASLYGGISSAITRSLRDYLLPQNGGVKKAFQDMESALRENRMTLEAIKTTQSDRDLFKHLITESTNYVAADYMRHANDRRNKLDQTMKFRGELFGSRETLLDQNNLLNRVQEELELLVDQESALEQDYQAASDHLQLVQTALRQQEKIARYSEDLEELNERLEEQMMVVEEAQERVLLAEEQATITEEEVDSLKTQLADYQQALDVQQTRALQYQQAVQALEKTKQLLGDESITAESALTLVSELKAQEESSTQTLLSTKHKLDMSSAASAQFDKALSLVKSIVGDVERKDASHSAKQALEKGRNAKHVVENEQQWRAQHRDMARDVAQQRQAKELATEYQKQHNISLTDEAVFDEERERHAMQIESLEYAQEELREAKSEQRRVQQNHDQEIQKLEAIAPAWITANDALEALRDQTDAELEDSQAVMTQMQQVLENEKSQAVAKDQLATRRAELEQEIERLASPGGSNDPRLKGLADTLGGVLLSEIYDDITIGDAPYFSAMYGPARHAIVVSDLDGIKEKLVDLDDCPEDLYILEGDVDAFDDSSFNADELEGAVCVQLNDRQMRYSRFPEIPLFGRAAREQRLEILREERDVVVENHAKAAFDSQKLNRLYQAFNSFVAKHLHVAFNADPEQALVAVRDKRNQIVRSLAELDSKEQQQRSQLLQSKQALGALDKLAPMVRILEDETLAERLAELEAQLERLSEAKSYLNTHGKALTSLEQIVSALDADPEQFEALEAEYRQADNALQSLKGKVFALSDLIERRHYFAYADSVDLLNKSSELSEQLKAKLVQAEQARTKGRDGLKQAREQMNQYNQVLAALKSSHQAKQETVQEFKQELQEFGVNADEGAEERAVRRRDELQERLHTSRSRKSEYERTITSTELEMKALAKRLKKVQKEYTELRTFVVAAKAGWCSVLRLARENDVERRLHKRELAYLTAGELRSMSDKSLGALRLAVSDNEDLRDSLRLSEDNAHPERKVLFYIAVYQHLRERIRQDIIHTDDPVEAIEEMEVELARLTEELTQRENRLAISSESVASIIKKTIQREQNRIRMLNQGLSNIYFGQVKGVRLNVKIRESHEILLSGLATQQEQHKDLFESTRFTFSEAMAKLFQRVNPHIDMGQRSPQVLGEELLDYRNYLELSVEVNRGSDGWLQAESGALSTGEAIGTGQSILLMVIQSWEEESRRLRSKDIVPCRLLFLDEAARLDSKSISTLFELCDRLGMQLLIAAPENISPEKGTTYKLVRKVFKDHEHVHVVGLRGFAQNKPVSPVQELIETP, encoded by the coding sequence ATGATTGAAAGAGGTAAGTATCAATCATTAACCATGATCAACTGGAACGGCTTCTTTGCACGTACTTTTGATATCGATGGATTGGTTACAACGCTTTCTGGCGGTAACGGTGCGGGTAAGTCGACCACAATGGCGGCATTCATCACCGCACTTATTCCTGACCAAAGCCTTCTGCACTTCCGTAACACAACGGAAGCGGGTAGTTCGCAGTCTTCTCGTGACAAAGGTCTTTACGGTAAGCTTCAACCTGGCGCATGTTATGCCGCGCTAGATGTGGTGAACTCTCGTAATCAACGCCTACTGTTTGCGGTAAAACTGCAGCAAGTTGCGGGTCGTGATAAGAAAGTAGACATCAAACCATTTGTTATCCAAGGCCTACCAAGCCACGTGAAACCAACGGATGTATTGATTCAGAACGTTTCAGACAGCCACGCACGTGTATGTCAGTTGAGCGACGTGAAAGCGGCGGTTGCACAATACGAAGGCGCGCATTTTAAAGCCTTTTCTTCGATTGTTGATTACCACTCACAGATGTTTGAATACGGTGTGGTTCCAAAGAAACTGCGTAACAGCAGTGACCGTTCTAAGTTCTACCGTTTGATTGAAGCATCACTTTACGGCGGTATCTCAAGTGCGATTACACGTTCTCTGCGTGATTACCTTCTGCCGCAAAATGGCGGTGTGAAGAAAGCATTCCAAGATATGGAATCAGCACTGCGTGAAAACCGCATGACGCTAGAAGCGATCAAAACGACTCAGTCGGATCGTGACCTGTTCAAGCACTTGATCACTGAATCTACGAATTACGTGGCAGCAGATTACATGCGCCATGCCAACGATCGTCGTAACAAGCTTGATCAAACCATGAAGTTCCGTGGCGAACTGTTTGGTTCTCGTGAAACCTTGCTTGATCAAAACAACTTGTTGAACCGCGTTCAAGAAGAGCTTGAGCTGTTGGTCGATCAAGAATCGGCACTGGAGCAAGATTACCAAGCGGCTTCGGATCACCTTCAATTGGTTCAAACTGCACTTCGTCAGCAAGAGAAAATTGCTCGCTACAGCGAAGACCTAGAAGAGCTTAATGAGCGTCTAGAAGAGCAGATGATGGTGGTTGAAGAAGCTCAAGAGCGAGTACTTCTTGCTGAAGAGCAGGCAACCATTACTGAAGAAGAAGTGGATAGCCTGAAAACTCAGCTTGCTGACTACCAACAAGCGTTGGATGTTCAGCAGACTCGTGCGCTTCAATACCAGCAAGCGGTTCAAGCATTAGAGAAAACTAAGCAGCTACTCGGTGATGAATCTATTACCGCAGAGAGCGCATTAACTCTGGTTTCTGAGCTAAAAGCACAAGAAGAATCAAGCACTCAAACGCTACTGTCTACTAAACATAAGCTCGACATGTCTTCTGCTGCCTCTGCGCAGTTCGACAAAGCGCTGTCTCTTGTTAAAAGTATTGTTGGCGATGTTGAGCGTAAAGACGCTTCTCACAGCGCTAAACAAGCGTTAGAGAAAGGCCGTAACGCAAAACACGTTGTTGAAAACGAACAACAGTGGCGTGCTCAACACCGCGACATGGCTCGTGATGTGGCGCAGCAGCGTCAAGCAAAAGAGCTGGCGACTGAATACCAAAAGCAACACAACATCTCACTGACTGACGAAGCGGTTTTCGATGAAGAACGTGAACGCCATGCTATGCAGATCGAGTCTCTTGAGTACGCTCAAGAAGAGCTGCGTGAAGCGAAGAGTGAGCAACGTCGTGTGCAACAAAACCATGACCAAGAGATTCAAAAACTCGAGGCTATTGCTCCTGCGTGGATTACAGCTAATGACGCACTTGAAGCACTCAGAGATCAAACAGACGCTGAGCTAGAAGATAGCCAAGCAGTTATGACTCAAATGCAGCAAGTGCTTGAAAACGAGAAATCTCAAGCGGTAGCAAAAGATCAGTTGGCAACGCGCCGAGCTGAACTTGAGCAAGAAATTGAACGTTTAGCGTCTCCAGGTGGTTCTAACGATCCTCGCTTGAAAGGCTTAGCGGATACACTGGGTGGCGTGCTGCTTTCTGAGATCTACGATGACATTACCATTGGTGATGCACCGTACTTTAGTGCGATGTATGGCCCAGCTCGTCACGCAATTGTGGTTTCGGACCTTGATGGCATTAAAGAGAAGCTGGTGGATCTTGATGATTGTCCAGAAGACCTTTACATCCTTGAAGGCGATGTAGACGCGTTTGATGACAGCTCATTCAATGCCGATGAGCTTGAAGGTGCGGTCTGTGTTCAGTTGAACGATCGTCAAATGCGTTATTCTCGTTTCCCAGAGATTCCATTGTTTGGCCGTGCGGCTCGTGAACAGCGCCTAGAGATATTGCGTGAAGAGCGTGATGTTGTTGTGGAAAACCACGCCAAAGCCGCGTTCGATTCTCAGAAACTGAATCGCCTATACCAAGCATTCAACAGTTTTGTTGCTAAGCACCTGCATGTTGCGTTTAACGCAGACCCAGAGCAAGCACTGGTTGCTGTTCGTGATAAGCGTAATCAAATTGTTCGTTCTCTGGCTGAGCTTGACTCTAAAGAGCAGCAGCAACGTAGCCAACTTCTGCAAAGTAAGCAGGCACTTGGTGCACTGGACAAACTGGCACCAATGGTTCGTATTCTTGAAGACGAAACATTAGCTGAGCGCTTAGCTGAATTGGAAGCGCAACTAGAGCGTTTAAGTGAAGCCAAGTCTTACTTGAATACTCATGGCAAAGCGCTTACTTCTCTAGAGCAAATCGTATCTGCACTAGACGCTGATCCAGAGCAGTTCGAAGCTTTGGAAGCCGAATATCGTCAAGCAGACAACGCGCTACAAAGCCTAAAAGGCAAAGTGTTCGCGCTGTCTGATTTGATTGAGCGTCGTCACTATTTTGCTTACGCAGACTCTGTTGATTTGCTCAACAAGAGCAGCGAACTAAGCGAGCAATTGAAAGCGAAGTTGGTTCAAGCAGAACAAGCAAGAACCAAAGGCCGTGATGGCTTGAAGCAAGCTCGTGAACAGATGAACCAGTACAACCAAGTATTGGCAGCACTGAAGAGCTCACATCAAGCGAAACAGGAAACGGTTCAAGAGTTCAAACAAGAGCTACAAGAGTTTGGCGTAAATGCTGATGAAGGCGCTGAAGAGCGCGCTGTGCGTCGTCGTGACGAGCTTCAAGAGCGTCTACACACATCTCGCAGCCGTAAAAGTGAATACGAGCGTACGATTACGTCAACAGAACTTGAGATGAAAGCCCTAGCTAAGCGTCTTAAGAAAGTTCAGAAAGAGTACACAGAGCTTCGTACCTTCGTGGTTGCAGCAAAAGCAGGTTGGTGTTCAGTACTTCGCTTGGCTCGTGAAAATGACGTTGAACGTCGTCTTCATAAGCGTGAGTTGGCTTACCTAACGGCAGGCGAGCTTCGCTCTATGTCGGATAAATCACTGGGTGCACTGCGTTTGGCTGTGTCTGATAATGAAGACCTACGTGATTCGCTGCGTCTATCTGAAGATAACGCGCATCCAGAGCGTAAAGTTCTGTTCTACATTGCGGTTTACCAACACCTTCGTGAGCGTATTCGCCAAGATATCATTCATACGGATGATCCGGTTGAAGCGATCGAAGAGATGGAAGTTGAGCTTGCTCGTCTTACAGAAGAACTGACGCAGCGTGAAAACCGCTTAGCGATCAGCTCTGAATCGGTAGCAAGCATCATCAAGAAGACGATTCAGCGCGAGCAGAACCGTATTCGTATGCTCAACCAAGGTTTGTCTAACATTTACTTTGGTCAGGTTAAAGGCGTACGTCTGAACGTTAAGATCCGTGAAAGCCACGAGATTTTACTATCAGGCTTAGCGACTCAACAAGAGCAGCATAAAGACTTGTTCGAATCAACGCGCTTTACCTTCTCTGAAGCAATGGCGAAGTTGTTCCAACGAGTGAACCCACATATCGATATGGGTCAACGTTCTCCGCAAGTTCTTGGTGAAGAGTTACTGGATTACCGCAACTATCTAGAGTTAAGTGTTGAAGTTAACCGTGGTTCAGACGGTTGGTTACAAGCGGAATCGGGCGCATTGTCTACGGGTGAGGCGATCGGTACTGGTCAATCAATCCTATTGATGGTTATCCAGAGCTGGGAAGAGGAATCACGTCGACTTCGTAGTAAAGACATTGTTCCATGTCGTTTGTTGTTCCTTGATGAAGCCGCACGTCTGGATTCTAAGTCGATCTCTACGCTGTTTGAACTGTGTGACCGTTTAGGTATGCAACTTTTGATTGCTGCGCCAGAGAACATTAGCCCAGAGAAAGGTACAACCTACAAACTGGTACGTAAGGTCTTCAAAGACCACGAACACGTACACGTTGTTGGTCTGCGTGGTTTTGCTCAAAACAAACCGGTATCTCCAGTTCAAGAGTTGATTGAAACACCTTAG
- a CDS encoding methyl-accepting chemotaxis protein, whose amino-acid sequence MTVKNKIMLTISGLICLTILVISTIGYFEFKSATTDDYRHNLSTKSFLVAKAVEGKMEAYFGALESISTSIHTDRSGNIMINPMLLKMMTNSKESLGVLNIYIGLPDGKTYDVKNQGIIPNFNAKQKQREWFNLGFSGAKRSVTNPYLATTGHLTMSVVIPFKARGETKAVIGLSLKMSDITDYINELSDVPNLFVSRQDGFLVAASYEDFIGKNIYDLRPSYREHGSKMTSEHSYNVPDKGDFYVVSSQIESLGWNIWAWASWDDIEAPSNAMVKINTIVGLIFAVLATGITFLLVTRLMYRPIGGEPQYIEALVSRISAGDLTNIPKLAGNETGIYRSTLEMAGNLQGIIGNIEKSSNSLSSQSSSLETSSNQLSTSSEEQMMQLEQVATAMNQMTATVAEVAQNAMQASSSSNEASLSSQSGLETVGNMNQQISLLVTNIEQVQDSILGVEKETQNVGSILDVIRGIAEQTNLLALNAAIEAARAGEQGRGFAVVADEVRNLANKTQESTNEIQTMISSLQTQAKQSVELMVENAETAKATREKSDQASEMLNTIQLEIGNIQDMNNQIAAAAEEQSQVAVEINENVVNVNDLARATVDDVQQNVQTAQNVNNVSDELHQTIKMFKI is encoded by the coding sequence ATGACCGTCAAAAATAAGATTATGCTAACAATTAGCGGCCTAATCTGTTTAACGATTTTAGTTATATCTACGATAGGATATTTCGAATTTAAGTCTGCCACCACGGATGACTACCGTCATAACTTGTCTACGAAATCGTTTCTTGTAGCCAAAGCTGTCGAAGGGAAAATGGAAGCGTATTTCGGCGCTTTGGAAAGCATTTCAACCAGTATCCATACTGATAGATCCGGTAACATCATGATCAACCCGATGCTGTTGAAAATGATGACGAACAGTAAAGAATCTCTTGGTGTTCTTAATATTTACATCGGTCTTCCTGATGGCAAAACTTACGACGTTAAAAATCAAGGTATCATTCCCAACTTTAATGCTAAACAAAAACAGCGTGAGTGGTTCAATCTCGGCTTTTCTGGCGCAAAGCGCTCAGTAACCAACCCTTACCTAGCAACAACAGGGCATTTAACTATGTCAGTTGTTATCCCTTTCAAAGCCAGAGGTGAAACAAAAGCTGTTATTGGTCTTAGTCTTAAAATGAGTGACATCACAGACTACATAAACGAGTTATCTGATGTTCCAAATTTATTTGTCTCTCGCCAAGATGGTTTCCTTGTTGCCGCTAGCTATGAAGATTTTATTGGTAAAAATATCTACGATCTTCGACCATCATACCGTGAACACGGTAGTAAGATGACCAGTGAGCACTCTTACAATGTTCCAGATAAAGGCGACTTTTATGTCGTTTCGTCTCAAATTGAGTCATTAGGTTGGAATATTTGGGCTTGGGCAAGTTGGGACGACATTGAAGCGCCTTCAAATGCCATGGTGAAAATCAATACCATCGTTGGTCTGATTTTCGCGGTTCTGGCAACCGGAATAACATTCTTGTTAGTCACCCGATTGATGTATCGCCCTATTGGTGGAGAGCCACAATACATAGAAGCACTTGTTAGCCGAATTTCGGCAGGAGACCTAACAAACATCCCTAAGTTAGCTGGTAATGAAACGGGTATCTACCGTTCGACTCTTGAAATGGCAGGGAACCTACAAGGTATTATTGGTAATATTGAGAAATCTTCAAACTCTCTCTCATCGCAGTCTTCTTCTCTTGAGACGTCCTCAAATCAGTTGAGCACTTCATCAGAAGAGCAAATGATGCAGCTGGAACAAGTTGCAACAGCAATGAATCAGATGACCGCTACTGTTGCAGAAGTGGCTCAAAATGCGATGCAGGCATCATCATCATCCAATGAGGCAAGCCTTTCGTCTCAGTCAGGTCTTGAGACTGTGGGTAACATGAACCAACAAATCAGCTTACTTGTAACGAATATTGAGCAGGTTCAAGATTCGATTCTTGGTGTTGAAAAAGAAACTCAAAATGTAGGTAGCATACTTGATGTTATCCGAGGTATTGCTGAGCAAACAAACTTGCTGGCATTAAACGCAGCAATTGAAGCTGCTCGAGCGGGTGAACAAGGTCGCGGCTTCGCCGTCGTGGCTGACGAGGTGCGCAACCTCGCTAACAAGACACAAGAAAGCACGAACGAAATACAAACCATGATTTCATCACTTCAAACTCAAGCGAAACAATCTGTTGAACTAATGGTTGAAAACGCAGAGACAGCTAAAGCGACCCGTGAGAAGTCAGATCAAGCGAGTGAAATGCTTAATACGATTCAGCTCGAAATTGGCAACATTCAAGATATGAACAACCAGATTGCCGCTGCTGCAGAAGAACAATCGCAAGTGGCTGTTGAAATCAACGAGAATGTAGTGAATGTAAATGATTTGGCGCGAGCGACTGTCGATGACGTCCAGCAAAATGTTCAAACAGCGCAAAATGTTAATAATGTTTCGGACGAACTGCATCAAACGATAAAGATGTTTAAAATCTAA